In Anthonomus grandis grandis chromosome 5, icAntGran1.3, whole genome shotgun sequence, the following are encoded in one genomic region:
- the LOC126736593 gene encoding L-threonine ammonia-lyase-like isoform X1 — protein MSAQSNNKSENMLQIPDDPFCDPKRPVAVTFEDITSAAYKIRSGIKITPCERSHLSDITGVDLWMKKDSLQHTGSFKERGARYAMLMLNDQERKKGVIAASLGNHAQAVSYHGYLLGIPVTVVMPLIAPIMKIEKCREYCAQVVIEGKDMNEAKKVASRISKEQGLTYINGYDHPHIIAGQGTIALEILEQVQDIDAILVPTGGGGLLAGVSVAVKMLNPKIKVIGVESDRCASFSKAIANGGPQSTIIEGTLADGLAVPQVGYNAWETCKNLYDKMVVVSEEWIALAILRFIENEKSVVEGAGACGLAAILAGQLEELKGKRVVLILSGGNIDTTILGRCLERGLAADGRLVKCRVTVSDRPGGINELCKLLGSIGVSIKDILHERAWIASDVFSVEVIVVCETRDYSHSVELYNLLQSKYEKFKFENFPERDRLGKTCKILSIKSKL, from the exons ATGTCTGCCCAATCAAATAAT AAATCTGAGAACATGCTGCAAATACCTGACGACCCATTTTGCGATCCAAAGAGACCTGTTGCAGTCACTTTCGAAGATATCACTTCTGCAGCCTACAAGATTAGAAGTGGGATAAAAATTACCCCATGCGAG AGATCACATTTGTCGGACATTACCGGGGTAGACCTCTGGATGAAAAAAGACTCCCTGCAACATACGGGCAG TTTTAAGGAGCGCGGCGCAAGATATGCTATGCTTATGCTAAACGatcaagaaagaaaaaaaggtgTAATAGCTGCATCCTTGGGTAATCATGCTCAAGCTGTCTCTTACCACGGTTACCTACTGGGTATACCAGTAACCGTGGTCATGCCTTTAATAGCACCAAtcatgaaaatagaaaaatgtcgAGAATATTGTGCACAGGTTGTGATCGAGGGCAAG GATATGAACGAAGCCAAAAAGGTTGCCTCAAGAATCTCAAAAGAGCAAGGTCTTACATACATCAATGGTTATGATCATCCTCACATTATTGCTG gACAAGGTACAATTGCTTTAGAAATATTGGAGCAAGTGCAAGATATAGATGCTATTCTAGTTCCGACAGGAGGAGGAGGCTTATTAGCAGGTGTTTCGGTGGcagtaaaaatgttaaatccCAAAATCAAAGTTATA GGAGTAGAATCTGACAGATGTGCAAGTTTCTCAAAAGCTATAGCAAACGGAGGTCCTCAGTCTACAATAATAGAAGGCACCTTAGCTGATGGTTTAGCGGTTCCACAAGTTGGTTATAACGCGTGGGAGACCTGTAAAAACCTTTATGATAAAATG GTAGTTGTGAGTGAGGAATGGATAGCGCTGGCCATATTGAGATttatagaaaatgaaaaaagtgtGGTTGAAGGAGCTGGCGCGTGTGGGTTGGCAGCCATACTAGCTGGTCAGTTAGAAGAGTTAAAAGGGAAAAG AGTGGTATTAATCCTCAGTGGTGGTAACATAGATACAACTATCCTTGGAAGGTGCTTAGAAAGAGGGCTGGCAGCTGATGGAAGATTAGTTAAATGCCGAGTAACAGTAAGTGATCGACCTGGTGGAATAAATGAACTTTGCAAACTTTTGGGATCTATTGGAGTCTCTATTAAGGACATACTTCATGAACGAGCTTGGATTGCTTCTGATGTATTTAGTGTTGAA GTAATAGTCGTTTGCGAAACAAGAGATTATTCTCATAGTGT
- the LOC126736593 gene encoding L-threonine dehydratase catabolic TdcB-like isoform X2: MLQIPDDPFCDPKRPVAVTFEDITSAAYKIRSGIKITPCERSHLSDITGVDLWMKKDSLQHTGSFKERGARYAMLMLNDQERKKGVIAASLGNHAQAVSYHGYLLGIPVTVVMPLIAPIMKIEKCREYCAQVVIEGKDMNEAKKVASRISKEQGLTYINGYDHPHIIAGQGTIALEILEQVQDIDAILVPTGGGGLLAGVSVAVKMLNPKIKVIGVESDRCASFSKAIANGGPQSTIIEGTLADGLAVPQVGYNAWETCKNLYDKMVVVSEEWIALAILRFIENEKSVVEGAGACGLAAILAGQLEELKGKRVVLILSGGNIDTTILGRCLERGLAADGRLVKCRVTVSDRPGGINELCKLLGSIGVSIKDILHERAWIASDVFSVEVIVVCETRDYSHSVELYNLLQSKYEKFKFENFPERDRLGKTCKILSIKSKL; the protein is encoded by the exons ATGCTGCAAATACCTGACGACCCATTTTGCGATCCAAAGAGACCTGTTGCAGTCACTTTCGAAGATATCACTTCTGCAGCCTACAAGATTAGAAGTGGGATAAAAATTACCCCATGCGAG AGATCACATTTGTCGGACATTACCGGGGTAGACCTCTGGATGAAAAAAGACTCCCTGCAACATACGGGCAG TTTTAAGGAGCGCGGCGCAAGATATGCTATGCTTATGCTAAACGatcaagaaagaaaaaaaggtgTAATAGCTGCATCCTTGGGTAATCATGCTCAAGCTGTCTCTTACCACGGTTACCTACTGGGTATACCAGTAACCGTGGTCATGCCTTTAATAGCACCAAtcatgaaaatagaaaaatgtcgAGAATATTGTGCACAGGTTGTGATCGAGGGCAAG GATATGAACGAAGCCAAAAAGGTTGCCTCAAGAATCTCAAAAGAGCAAGGTCTTACATACATCAATGGTTATGATCATCCTCACATTATTGCTG gACAAGGTACAATTGCTTTAGAAATATTGGAGCAAGTGCAAGATATAGATGCTATTCTAGTTCCGACAGGAGGAGGAGGCTTATTAGCAGGTGTTTCGGTGGcagtaaaaatgttaaatccCAAAATCAAAGTTATA GGAGTAGAATCTGACAGATGTGCAAGTTTCTCAAAAGCTATAGCAAACGGAGGTCCTCAGTCTACAATAATAGAAGGCACCTTAGCTGATGGTTTAGCGGTTCCACAAGTTGGTTATAACGCGTGGGAGACCTGTAAAAACCTTTATGATAAAATG GTAGTTGTGAGTGAGGAATGGATAGCGCTGGCCATATTGAGATttatagaaaatgaaaaaagtgtGGTTGAAGGAGCTGGCGCGTGTGGGTTGGCAGCCATACTAGCTGGTCAGTTAGAAGAGTTAAAAGGGAAAAG AGTGGTATTAATCCTCAGTGGTGGTAACATAGATACAACTATCCTTGGAAGGTGCTTAGAAAGAGGGCTGGCAGCTGATGGAAGATTAGTTAAATGCCGAGTAACAGTAAGTGATCGACCTGGTGGAATAAATGAACTTTGCAAACTTTTGGGATCTATTGGAGTCTCTATTAAGGACATACTTCATGAACGAGCTTGGATTGCTTCTGATGTATTTAGTGTTGAA GTAATAGTCGTTTGCGAAACAAGAGATTATTCTCATAGTGT